A genomic stretch from Flavobacterium nitratireducens includes:
- a CDS encoding NifU family protein: MTKITVKETQNPTILKFEFEDFITRNESFEFKNIDEAKSSPLAQQLFYLPFVKTVYISGNFIAIERFSIVEWDDVKEAVAEQIENFVNNGGVIINLDENKPKKQPITVYGETTPNPSALKFVVSRMLTKNAIEFKNIDQTASSPLAKELFKFPYVKEIFIDENYISITKYELNSWDEITLELRTFIKQYIENGGIVLDDSVVINAEKQEQIKTEEFDKLDVTSQQIINILEEYVKPAVAADGGNIAFESFDEESKIVKVILQGACSGCPSSTFTLKSGIENMLKSMLNDEKIQVEAINA, translated from the coding sequence ATGACAAAAATAACCGTTAAAGAAACACAAAACCCTACGATATTAAAGTTTGAATTTGAGGATTTTATCACCAGAAACGAAAGTTTTGAGTTTAAAAACATAGATGAAGCCAAATCTTCTCCTCTTGCTCAACAATTATTTTACTTACCATTTGTGAAAACTGTTTACATTTCGGGCAATTTTATTGCTATTGAAAGATTTAGCATTGTAGAATGGGACGACGTTAAAGAAGCTGTTGCTGAGCAAATTGAAAACTTTGTAAACAATGGCGGCGTTATCATCAACCTTGATGAGAACAAACCTAAAAAACAACCCATTACGGTTTACGGAGAAACTACTCCTAATCCTTCGGCTTTGAAGTTTGTTGTGAGCCGAATGCTGACTAAAAATGCTATTGAATTCAAAAATATCGATCAAACAGCTTCTTCGCCTTTGGCAAAAGAATTATTCAAATTCCCTTATGTAAAAGAAATTTTCATTGACGAAAATTACATTTCGATTACAAAATACGAATTGAACAGCTGGGACGAAATCACACTGGAACTGAGAACATTTATCAAACAATACATTGAGAATGGCGGAATTGTTCTTGACGACAGCGTGGTAATCAATGCCGAAAAACAAGAACAAATTAAAACCGAAGAATTTGACAAACTGGATGTTACTTCGCAACAAATTATCAATATCTTAGAAGAATATGTAAAACCGGCCGTTGCTGCCGATGGTGGAAATATTGCTTTTGAATCTTTTGATGAGGAAAGCAAAATTGTAAAAGTGATTCTGCAAGGTGCTTGTAGTGGTTGTCCATCTTCTACTTTTACCCTAAAATCAGGAATCGAAAACATGTTAAAAAGCATGCTTAACGATGAAAAAATTCAGGTGGAAGCGATTAATGCTTAA
- a CDS encoding isoprenyl transferase — translation MSVLDTINKENLPKHLAIIMDGNGRWAKKQGLLRTIGHESGTKSVRITIENCAKLGIENLTLYAFSTENWNRPKLEVETLMKLLIKSLQKELITLQNNNIKLNAIGNIEMMPKTAQKELLEVMEKTKNNTRMTLTLALSYGSREEIVNAVKRISDKVKNNIISIDAIDDSIINQHLYTQNLPDVDLLIRTSGEHRISNFLLWQIAYAELFFSEVMWPDFREEHLYEALISYQKRERRFGKTSEQIK, via the coding sequence ATGAGTGTATTAGATACCATAAATAAAGAAAATCTACCCAAACACCTTGCTATTATTATGGATGGCAATGGCCGTTGGGCAAAAAAACAAGGATTATTAAGAACCATCGGTCATGAAAGTGGTACTAAATCGGTACGTATAACTATCGAAAATTGCGCAAAATTAGGAATTGAAAACCTAACCTTATATGCTTTTTCTACTGAAAACTGGAACCGCCCTAAACTTGAGGTAGAAACCTTGATGAAGCTGCTAATTAAATCGCTACAAAAAGAATTAATTACGTTGCAAAACAACAACATCAAACTGAATGCCATAGGAAATATCGAAATGATGCCTAAAACAGCTCAAAAAGAACTCCTAGAGGTAATGGAAAAAACCAAAAACAACACTCGAATGACCTTAACACTTGCCCTAAGTTATGGTTCTAGAGAAGAGATAGTAAATGCTGTAAAAAGGATTTCTGATAAAGTTAAAAATAATATAATTTCAATAGACGCTATTGACGATTCAATTATAAATCAGCATCTTTACACGCAAAATTTACCTGATGTAGATTTATTAATCAGAACAAGTGGAGAACACAGGATAAGCAATTTCCTCCTCTGGCAAATTGCTTATGCTGAATTGTTTTTTTCTGAAGTTATGTGGCCTGATTTCAGAGAAGAGCACCTATATGAGGCGCTTATTAGTTATCAAAAAAGAGAACGTAGATTTGGAAAAACAAGTGAACAAATTAAATAA
- a CDS encoding gamma carbonic anhydrase family protein yields MVIKSVNGKSPSIPEDCYVAENATIVGDVSFGNSCSVWFNAVIRGDVNYIKIGNKVNIQDGAVIHCTYQKYPTIIGNNVSIGHNAIVHGCVVHDNVLIGMGAIVMDNCIVESNSIIAAGAVVTQNTVITSGSIWAGVPAKKVKDLNQSGFAGEIERIANNYLKYSSWFKE; encoded by the coding sequence ATGGTAATAAAATCGGTTAATGGAAAATCACCTAGTATTCCTGAGGATTGTTATGTAGCCGAAAATGCTACTATTGTTGGCGATGTTAGTTTTGGAAACTCTTGTAGTGTTTGGTTTAACGCTGTAATTAGAGGCGATGTCAATTATATCAAAATTGGTAACAAAGTTAATATTCAGGACGGTGCTGTGATTCATTGTACGTATCAAAAATACCCAACCATTATAGGAAATAATGTTTCTATTGGGCACAATGCCATTGTACACGGCTGTGTGGTTCACGACAATGTTTTGATAGGAATGGGTGCTATCGTTATGGATAATTGTATTGTAGAAAGTAATTCTATTATTGCAGCTGGAGCAGTTGTTACTCAAAATACTGTAATTACTTCGGGGTCTATCTGGGCAGGAGTACCAGCCAAAAAAGTAAAAGACTTAAATCAATCCGGTTTTGCAGGAGAGATTGAACGAATTGCTAATAATTATTTGAAATATTCCAGCTGGTTCAAGGAATAA
- a CDS encoding PorP/SprF family type IX secretion system membrane protein has product MNTKFNYFLICFFIGLYSYSQEGIPVYSDYLSDNYYLLHPSMAGASNCAKLRLTARKQWFDQEDAPSLQTLSYNGRIGEKAGGGIILFNDKNGYHSQKGVKLTYAYHLMFSRDEIDLNQLSFGISGGLIQSQLDETSFLQSGDFDPIVDGTIVQKSSYFNVDIGMSYNYLDFYVHGTIKNAIETRRKIYSGYESDNLRKFILSTGYIFGDRDRILWEPSVLFQYTSQTTEKAVDLNLKAYKAMDFGTVWGGLSYRTSFDEAEFNNGNGTSRQRYQSISPILGVNYNNFMFAYTYSHLGGDVKFGTGGFHQITLGLNLFCKREKYECHCPAIN; this is encoded by the coding sequence ATGAATACTAAATTCAACTATTTTTTAATCTGTTTTTTTATTGGTTTGTATTCTTATTCTCAAGAAGGAATTCCGGTATATTCAGATTATCTTTCGGATAATTACTATCTGCTTCATCCGTCGATGGCCGGAGCTTCTAATTGTGCTAAATTAAGACTGACTGCCCGTAAACAATGGTTCGATCAGGAAGATGCACCTTCGCTGCAAACGCTAAGTTATAATGGCAGAATAGGAGAGAAAGCCGGTGGAGGTATTATTCTTTTTAATGATAAAAATGGTTATCATTCACAAAAAGGAGTGAAGTTGACGTATGCCTATCATTTGATGTTTTCCAGAGATGAAATTGATTTGAATCAGCTGTCTTTTGGTATTAGCGGAGGTTTGATTCAGAGTCAGTTAGATGAAACTTCTTTTCTGCAATCAGGAGATTTTGATCCAATTGTAGATGGGACAATTGTTCAAAAATCGTCTTATTTTAATGTCGATATAGGAATGTCTTACAACTATTTGGATTTTTATGTTCATGGAACCATTAAAAATGCTATTGAAACCCGACGTAAAATCTATTCAGGATATGAAAGTGATAATTTGAGAAAGTTTATCTTGAGTACGGGTTATATTTTTGGAGACAGAGATCGAATTTTATGGGAGCCTTCGGTATTGTTTCAATATACCAGTCAAACTACCGAAAAGGCAGTCGATCTTAATTTGAAAGCTTATAAAGCTATGGATTTTGGTACTGTATGGGGCGGACTTTCTTATAGAACCAGTTTTGACGAAGCCGAATTTAATAACGGAAATGGTACATCAAGACAAAGATACCAGTCTATTTCGCCAATTTTAGGTGTGAATTACAATAATTTTATGTTCGCTTATACTTATTCTCATTTAGGGGGAGATGTGAAATTTGGCACAGGAGGTTTTCACCAAATTACATTAGGACTTAATTTGTTTTGCAAACGTGAGAAATACGAATGTCACTGTCCTGCAATCAACTAA
- the murI gene encoding glutamate racemase, which produces MDNKQPIGVFDSGIGGTSIWKEIHNLLPTEKTIYLADSKNAPYGEKSKEEIIRLSMKNTDFLLDMNCKLIVVACNTATTNAIRELRAKYNVPFIGIEPAIKPAAINSKTQVIGILATKGTLNSELFNKTTEMFYETKIIEQIGYGLVELIENGQIDSPEMDQLLHSYLEPMIEANIDFLVLGCSHYPYLIPQIRKIIPNHIQIIDSGLAVARQTQNVLKEIGFNPGNDHEPIFYTNTNPKVLEKILGGKYVVQEKDF; this is translated from the coding sequence ATGGATAACAAGCAACCCATAGGCGTTTTTGACTCAGGCATTGGAGGCACTTCAATTTGGAAAGAGATTCACAATCTTTTACCTACCGAAAAAACCATCTATTTAGCCGATAGTAAAAATGCTCCCTACGGCGAAAAATCTAAAGAGGAAATCATTCGATTAAGCATGAAAAACACCGATTTTCTGCTTGATATGAATTGCAAGTTGATTGTGGTGGCATGCAACACCGCAACCACTAATGCCATTAGGGAATTAAGAGCAAAATACAATGTGCCTTTTATAGGAATTGAACCTGCAATTAAACCGGCAGCAATCAATTCAAAAACACAGGTAATAGGCATATTAGCTACTAAAGGCACTTTAAATAGCGAATTATTCAACAAAACCACCGAAATGTTCTATGAAACCAAAATCATTGAACAAATAGGCTATGGATTAGTTGAACTCATTGAAAATGGACAAATCGATTCGCCTGAAATGGATCAGTTACTTCACTCCTACCTTGAACCAATGATTGAAGCCAACATTGATTTTCTTGTACTAGGCTGTAGTCATTATCCCTATCTCATCCCTCAAATAAGAAAAATTATCCCCAATCATATTCAAATAATTGATTCCGGTTTGGCCGTGGCAAGACAAACACAAAATGTATTAAAAGAAATCGGTTTTAATCCTGGTAATGACCACGAGCCCATTTTTTACACCAATACCAATCCTAAAGTTTTAGAAAAAATTTTAGGAGGTAAATATGTTGTACAAGAAAAAGATTTTTAA
- the bamA gene encoding outer membrane protein assembly factor BamA yields the protein MRRLLVIKKENVDLEKQVNKLNNFLVLNKSIKALLTLVLLGSFSQIKAQDRVPFDQGKRYILAKVELTNKLSFNNQTVVTFAGLQKGQEITVPGEEISAAIKKLGKLGLFDEIAFYVNRIDNDSIYLDLDIKELPKLNDVKFVGVKKGKVETFIKDNGLTKGKVVNENLITTTKNYIENKYKKDGFFNTKTNINIVKDTSATNQVNMVVSVDKGDKIKISSIDFVNNSKITDKKLRKAMKNTKQRNPIRVLKASKFIKDKYKEDLEKVIEAYKEKGYRDARIVSDTVAYNKEKNALAIKINVEEGNKYYFGTIKFLGNSVYPDQFLNRYVGIKKGETYNGVLLEKRIADKSKPDGEDITNLYQNNGYLFSNINAVEVKTANDTIDFEIRITEGPIAYFNHITVVGNDKTNDRVIYRELRTKPGEKYNKEELIRTVREIGQLGYFDPEAIDPKFKNVDGAAGTVDIEYNLVEKGSSQIELQGGYGGGGFIGTLGLSFNNFSARNIGNKSAYKPLPMGDGQKVALRLQGSTYFQTYSLSFSEPWFGQKKPVQFSSSISYSKQFANNFTTFTVDKSRSFNIFTVSVGLAKRLTVPDDFFVLSQSISYQSYDLNNYNVGLFTFGDGSSKNIAYTVGLSRSNKGVNPIFPTYGSEFSISAKFTPPYSLFNGIDYGDLKNQDAYKLKYDSNSGITVDESNGVPISGVDYLKRTESGIYIKANSVSDASADQSKVDQKKYDWLEYYKIKFKADWYTKVYGKFVLRTLTEFGFLGAYNQDRGLVPFERFFVGGDGMANYSMDGRETVQLRGYPNNSLTPVENGTQAGATVYNKFSMELRYPITLKAAASIYALAFLEAGNSFSNFKSYNPFDIKRSAGFGLRVFMPAFGLLGIDFGHGFDGVPGSNTPNGWETHFIIGQQF from the coding sequence ATGAGGCGCTTATTAGTTATCAAAAAAGAGAACGTAGATTTGGAAAAACAAGTGAACAAATTAAATAATTTTTTAGTGTTGAATAAAAGTATAAAAGCATTACTTACCCTTGTATTACTGGGTAGTTTCTCACAAATTAAGGCACAAGACAGAGTACCATTTGATCAGGGAAAAAGATATATTTTAGCTAAGGTTGAACTAACTAACAAACTTAGTTTTAACAACCAAACAGTTGTAACATTTGCTGGCTTACAAAAAGGTCAAGAAATCACTGTACCTGGGGAGGAAATTAGTGCAGCGATTAAAAAACTTGGTAAACTAGGGCTTTTTGATGAAATTGCTTTTTATGTAAACCGAATAGACAATGACAGTATCTATCTTGACTTAGACATTAAAGAGCTTCCTAAACTAAATGATGTAAAATTTGTAGGAGTAAAAAAAGGAAAAGTTGAAACTTTTATCAAAGATAATGGTCTTACAAAAGGAAAAGTAGTCAACGAAAACCTTATAACTACGACAAAGAACTACATTGAAAACAAGTATAAAAAAGACGGTTTTTTCAATACAAAAACCAATATTAATATTGTAAAAGATACTTCTGCCACTAACCAAGTTAACATGGTTGTTAGTGTAGACAAAGGAGATAAAATAAAAATTAGCAGCATCGATTTTGTAAATAACAGTAAGATTACTGATAAAAAATTACGTAAAGCGATGAAAAACACCAAACAAAGAAATCCTATACGTGTTTTAAAAGCTTCCAAATTCATTAAAGACAAATACAAAGAAGATTTAGAAAAAGTAATTGAAGCCTACAAAGAAAAAGGTTATAGAGATGCCCGCATTGTTTCGGATACTGTTGCATACAATAAAGAAAAAAATGCCCTTGCAATAAAAATCAATGTTGAAGAAGGAAACAAGTATTATTTTGGTACAATTAAATTCTTAGGTAACTCGGTATATCCTGATCAATTTTTAAATCGATATGTTGGGATCAAAAAAGGAGAAACCTACAACGGAGTATTACTTGAAAAGAGAATAGCTGATAAATCGAAACCAGACGGTGAGGATATTACCAATTTATACCAAAACAATGGATACCTTTTCTCAAATATCAATGCGGTAGAGGTAAAAACGGCTAATGACACCATCGATTTTGAAATTAGAATTACAGAAGGTCCTATTGCATATTTCAATCACATTACTGTAGTAGGAAATGACAAAACGAACGACCGTGTTATCTATCGTGAACTACGAACAAAACCAGGTGAAAAATACAATAAGGAAGAACTTATTAGAACCGTACGAGAAATTGGTCAATTAGGCTATTTTGACCCAGAAGCGATTGATCCTAAATTCAAGAATGTAGATGGAGCAGCTGGAACTGTTGATATTGAATACAATCTGGTAGAAAAAGGATCTAGCCAGATCGAACTTCAGGGAGGTTACGGAGGAGGAGGTTTCATTGGAACCTTAGGACTTTCATTTAATAACTTCTCGGCAAGAAATATTGGAAACAAATCTGCTTACAAACCACTTCCTATGGGAGACGGTCAAAAAGTAGCCTTGCGTTTACAAGGAAGTACCTATTTCCAAACCTATAGTTTATCGTTCTCGGAACCTTGGTTTGGACAAAAGAAACCGGTACAATTTAGCTCTTCTATTTCCTACAGTAAACAATTTGCAAATAACTTTACAACATTCACAGTAGACAAGAGCCGAAGTTTTAATATTTTCACAGTATCGGTAGGTTTAGCCAAAAGATTAACTGTACCTGATGATTTCTTTGTATTATCTCAATCAATCAGTTACCAAAGCTATGACTTGAATAATTACAATGTTGGATTATTCACTTTCGGAGATGGATCTTCAAAAAACATAGCCTACACAGTAGGACTATCCAGAAGCAATAAAGGGGTAAATCCTATTTTCCCAACATATGGTTCTGAATTTAGTATATCAGCAAAATTTACCCCTCCATATTCATTATTTAATGGAATTGATTATGGTGATTTGAAGAATCAAGATGCATACAAATTAAAATACGATTCAAATTCAGGAATAACAGTTGATGAAAGCAATGGAGTTCCAATTTCGGGAGTTGATTACTTAAAAAGAACGGAATCTGGGATTTATATAAAAGCAAATTCAGTATCGGATGCTTCTGCTGATCAGTCTAAAGTAGACCAAAAAAAATACGATTGGTTAGAATATTACAAAATTAAATTCAAAGCAGACTGGTATACAAAAGTTTATGGTAAATTTGTATTAAGAACACTAACTGAATTTGGATTCTTAGGTGCTTATAACCAAGACCGAGGATTAGTACCTTTTGAAAGATTTTTTGTTGGAGGAGATGGTATGGCTAACTACTCAATGGATGGTAGAGAAACCGTACAATTAAGAGGGTATCCAAACAACTCCTTAACACCTGTTGAAAATGGGACACAAGCTGGAGCAACGGTATACAATAAATTCTCTATGGAATTACGTTATCCCATAACATTGAAAGCTGCGGCCTCTATTTATGCCTTAGCATTTTTAGAAGCAGGAAATTCTTTTTCAAATTTCAAAAGTTATAATCCTTTTGATATTAAGCGTTCAGCAGGATTTGGTTTAAGAGTATTCATGCCTGCATTTGGATTATTAGGAATCGATTTTGGACATGGATTTGATGGCGTACCAGGATCTAATACTCCAAATGGTTGGGAAACCCATTTCATAATTGGACAACAATTCTAA
- a CDS encoding OmpH family outer membrane protein, protein MRKHFLFLLLVQITFNSICAQTNRGNRVGFIDMEYILENVNSYKESNALLEEKAEKWKQEIEAKKVEIKKIKDALSAEKPLLTKSLIEERETEISFLENDLLELQQKRFGPNGLLMTQKALLVKPIQDQVFTAVQDIAEAKKFDFIFDKSSDLSLLFADKRYDVSEQVLRIINRTEKREQLSKKELAAEQEKESKEDAINNNPELAERQKILDERKATREKIMADRKAAVEQKKKEYEERRQKHLDERAAKKNGTVSESAKNETQKVATSDSPTEAELAKQKAADAKAKAIEERNKTIEDRKKALEERRQQIINEREAKKTTTVSETAKKAESTNSAKTEVLKTNDTNKTTEADLAKQKIEEAKAKTIEERKKLLKIAKKN, encoded by the coding sequence ATGAGAAAACATTTTTTATTTCTATTACTTGTACAAATTACCTTCAATAGTATTTGTGCACAAACCAACCGAGGTAATCGAGTGGGTTTTATTGATATGGAGTATATCTTGGAAAATGTAAATAGTTATAAAGAATCAAATGCTCTACTGGAAGAGAAAGCCGAAAAATGGAAACAAGAAATTGAAGCAAAGAAAGTAGAAATCAAAAAAATCAAAGATGCGCTTTCTGCAGAAAAACCGCTTTTAACAAAATCATTAATTGAAGAACGTGAAACAGAAATTAGTTTTTTAGAAAATGATTTATTAGAATTGCAACAAAAAAGATTTGGTCCAAATGGCTTGTTAATGACCCAAAAGGCTTTATTAGTAAAACCTATTCAAGACCAAGTTTTTACAGCAGTTCAAGACATTGCAGAAGCTAAAAAATTTGATTTCATATTTGATAAATCATCCGATTTAAGCTTGCTTTTTGCAGATAAAAGATATGATGTAAGTGAACAAGTATTGCGAATTATCAACCGAACAGAAAAAAGAGAGCAATTAAGTAAAAAAGAATTAGCTGCAGAACAGGAAAAAGAAAGTAAAGAAGATGCAATAAACAATAATCCTGAACTTGCTGAAAGACAAAAAATATTAGACGAGAGAAAGGCTACGAGAGAAAAAATCATGGCCGACAGAAAAGCAGCCGTAGAACAAAAGAAAAAAGAGTACGAAGAGAGAAGACAGAAACACCTAGACGAAAGAGCTGCTAAAAAAAATGGCACGGTTTCTGAATCAGCTAAAAATGAGACTCAAAAAGTTGCAACATCTGACTCTCCAACTGAAGCTGAATTAGCCAAACAAAAAGCTGCCGATGCTAAAGCAAAAGCAATTGAAGAAAGAAACAAAACAATAGAAGATCGAAAAAAAGCCTTAGAAGAAAGAAGACAACAAATTATAAACGAAAGAGAAGCTAAAAAAACAACTACTGTTTCTGAAACAGCTAAGAAAGCCGAAAGTACTAACAGCGCTAAAACGGAGGTATTAAAAACAAACGATACCAATAAAACAACAGAAGCCGATTTAGCAAAACAAAAAATAGAAGAGGCAAAAGCTAAAACTATTGAAGAAAGAAAAAAATTATTGAAGATCGCAAAAAAGAATTAG
- the tsaB gene encoding tRNA (adenosine(37)-N6)-threonylcarbamoyltransferase complex dimerization subunit type 1 TsaB, with amino-acid sequence MNYILNIETATKQCSVSIAKEGKTIVCNEIAEEGYSHAERLHVFIEDCVKEAGISYKDLAAIAVSQGPGSYTGLRIGVSAAKGLCFALGIPLIAVDTLQALAAQASVASGLIVPMLDARRMEVYSAVFSAGLESKRAIQAEIITEDSFREFDETLCFVGDCAAKCKTVLTKSNFVFLEDVVYPSAKEMSAFSYEKYLNEDFADVAYFEPYYLKDFMMTTSKK; translated from the coding sequence TTGAACTATATACTTAACATAGAAACAGCAACTAAACAATGTTCGGTTTCAATTGCTAAAGAAGGAAAAACAATTGTTTGCAATGAAATTGCCGAAGAAGGGTATTCTCATGCCGAGCGTTTGCATGTATTTATTGAAGATTGTGTAAAAGAAGCCGGAATTAGTTATAAAGACTTAGCTGCTATTGCCGTTAGTCAAGGACCAGGTTCTTATACAGGACTTCGAATAGGAGTTTCGGCAGCAAAAGGATTGTGTTTTGCGCTAGGAATTCCGTTGATTGCTGTGGATACTTTACAGGCTTTAGCAGCTCAGGCAAGCGTTGCTAGTGGTTTAATTGTTCCCATGCTGGATGCTCGAAGAATGGAAGTGTATAGTGCTGTTTTTTCAGCCGGTTTAGAGTCTAAAAGAGCAATTCAGGCTGAGATAATTACTGAAGATTCTTTTCGGGAATTTGATGAAACCTTATGTTTTGTAGGTGATTGTGCAGCAAAATGCAAAACGGTTTTAACCAAATCTAATTTTGTGTTTTTAGAAGATGTAGTCTATCCTTCTGCAAAGGAAATGAGCGCTTTTAGCTATGAAAAATACTTAAATGAAGACTTTGCAGATGTAGCTTATTTTGAGCCTTATTATCTGAAAGATTTTATGATGACAACTTCGAAGAAATAG
- a CDS encoding TolC family protein: MNLAKYGSLLLLFFLSFYSNGQIKKWSLEECVKYALDHNISIRQSELDTQNAVIDKKDAFGNFLPSISASASHSWNIGLNQDITTGLLKNQTTQFTSAGANIGIDIYKGLQNLNTLRRTTLSVLASKYQLQKMKEDIALNVANAFLQVLFNKENLKVQNEQLVIDKKQLNRTEELVNAGNLPKGDLLDVKATIASDNQKVIAAENALLIAKLSLAQLLQLDSFENFDVDDASTFQMDQNILGQTPTSIYEKAKLERVELKIAQTNLEIAQKNVLIAKGAYQPTLRGFYNFNSRVSYADVALRDPTTGAVIGTQAPPKFFDQFSDNKGQSFGAQLNIPIFSGFAVRNNVERSKVNFEKSKIALEQQELDLQRNVYTAFTDARGALKAYESAIEALDARTQSYNYSKDKFEVGLMNAFELSQSQTLLSTAQSEVLRTKYDYIFKTKILEFYFGIPIIKN, translated from the coding sequence ATGAATCTAGCCAAATATGGTAGTTTGCTACTTTTGTTTTTTCTTAGTTTTTACTCCAACGGACAAATAAAAAAATGGTCATTAGAAGAGTGCGTAAAATATGCTCTTGATCATAATATATCCATTCGTCAATCGGAGTTGGATACTCAAAATGCAGTAATTGATAAAAAAGACGCTTTTGGTAATTTTTTGCCTTCCATTTCGGCCTCAGCTTCTCATTCTTGGAATATTGGTTTGAATCAAGATATTACTACTGGACTTTTAAAAAATCAAACAACTCAATTTACTTCAGCTGGAGCTAATATTGGGATTGATATTTATAAAGGTTTACAAAATTTGAACACCTTAAGAAGAACTACACTTTCGGTTTTGGCTTCTAAATATCAGCTGCAAAAAATGAAAGAAGATATCGCTTTGAATGTGGCTAATGCATTTTTACAAGTTTTATTTAATAAGGAAAATTTAAAAGTTCAAAATGAGCAATTGGTTATCGATAAAAAACAATTGAATAGAACGGAAGAATTAGTCAATGCGGGTAATTTGCCTAAAGGTGATTTGTTGGATGTTAAAGCGACCATAGCTTCGGATAATCAAAAAGTAATTGCTGCCGAAAATGCTTTGTTGATTGCTAAATTAAGTCTTGCTCAGTTGTTACAATTAGACAGTTTTGAAAACTTTGATGTAGATGACGCCAGTACTTTTCAAATGGATCAAAATATATTGGGGCAAACACCAACATCTATCTATGAGAAAGCAAAACTAGAACGCGTGGAATTAAAAATTGCGCAGACTAATCTAGAAATTGCACAAAAAAATGTTCTGATTGCTAAAGGTGCTTACCAGCCTACTTTGAGAGGCTTTTATAATTTTAATAGTCGTGTTTCTTATGCCGATGTTGCTTTAAGAGATCCTACTACTGGTGCGGTTATTGGAACGCAAGCGCCACCTAAGTTTTTTGATCAGTTTAGTGATAATAAAGGACAGTCCTTTGGTGCTCAATTGAATATTCCCATTTTTAGTGGTTTTGCTGTGCGAAATAATGTAGAACGTTCCAAAGTGAATTTTGAGAAATCAAAAATTGCTTTAGAACAACAGGAATTGGATTTACAACGCAACGTATATACGGCTTTTACCGATGCTAGAGGAGCTTTGAAAGCTTATGAATCGGCAATTGAAGCTTTGGATGCTAGAACACAATCTTACAATTATTCGAAAGATAAATTTGAAGTTGGTTTAATGAATGCGTTCGAATTGAGTCAGTCGCAAACCTTACTTTCTACAGCACAATCAGAAGTATTGAGAACCAAATACGATTATATTTTTAAAACAAAAATATTGGAATTCTATTTTGGAATTCCTATCATAAAAAATTAA
- a CDS encoding OmpH family outer membrane protein, protein MKQVKSLLIAAVLFLGANQTINAQAKVAHVDVSEIMSKMPAMLDAQNQLEKLSTTYDADYKKMVEEYQAKLKKYEAESTTVTEAVNTERGKEVQDMQKRIVDFRDNAQKELQQKESDIVKPLMEKVRAAIQKVGKAKGFQYILDGSSLLLADGPNITADVKKDLGF, encoded by the coding sequence ATGAAACAAGTTAAATCTTTATTAATTGCTGCTGTATTATTTTTAGGAGCAAACCAAACCATCAATGCACAAGCAAAGGTAGCCCATGTAGATGTAAGTGAGATCATGTCAAAAATGCCAGCTATGCTAGATGCTCAAAATCAACTTGAGAAATTAAGCACTACATATGACGCAGATTACAAAAAAATGGTAGAAGAATACCAAGCTAAATTAAAAAAATACGAAGCTGAATCAACTACAGTAACTGAAGCTGTTAATACAGAGCGTGGTAAAGAAGTACAAGATATGCAAAAAAGAATTGTAGACTTTAGAGATAACGCTCAAAAAGAATTACAACAAAAAGAATCTGACATCGTAAAACCATTAATGGAAAAAGTGAGAGCTGCAATCCAAAAAGTAGGTAAAGCAAAAGGTTTCCAATACATTTTAGATGGTTCTTCTCTTTTATTAGCTGATGGTCCAAACATTACTGCTGATGTTAAAAAAGACTTAGGATTCTAA